One Malus sylvestris chromosome 14, drMalSylv7.2, whole genome shotgun sequence DNA segment encodes these proteins:
- the LOC126598541 gene encoding uncharacterized protein LOC126598541 — protein MQDSTLLTPFVLSLPHFPLLPFFPAQYAIFPSSLSLPVSPSLTSSLRPSLRPSPLLLQEMSHLIRTQRAMTSTPSLTATPSPTTTPTIATTAPAEMDHRPANPVDPVGPPVPQAQASSTSSVVLPVSARFTHRYPRTTNQTSPLGSIIDASGTRPSGAVEEI, from the exons ATGCAAGATTCTACATTATTAACCCCATTTGTCTTGTCCCTCCCTCacttccctcttcttccttttttcccCGCGCAATACGCTATCTTTCCTTCCTCTCTATCTCTGCCCGTCTCTCCTTCACTCACCTCGTCTCTCCGTCCCTCTCTTAGGCCGTCGccgcttcttctccaagag ATGTCACACCTCATTAGAACCCAAAGGGCGATGACTTCTACACCTAGTTTGACAGCTACACCTAGTCCGACGACTACACCTACTATTGCCACCACTGCTCCGGCAGAGATGGACCATAGGCCGGCCAATCCGGTTGACCCAGTTGGTCCTCCAGTCCCACAGGCGCAGGCATCGTCGACTTCTTCAGTGGTGTTGCCTGTTAGCGCTCGATTTACTCACCGGTACCCCCGCACTACGAACCAGACGTCACCATTGGGATCCATAATCGATGCCTCGGGTACACGGCCAA GTGGTGCTGTGGAAGAGATTTGA
- the LOC126598539 gene encoding probable phospholipid hydroperoxide glutathione peroxidase isoform X1: MASLSPPPGPFYDFTVKDVKGNDVDLSLYKGKILLVINVASKCGLTNSNYDELNELYQKYKDQGFEILAFPCNQFGDQEPGSNKEIEDFVCTRFKSEFPIFDKIEVNGDNTAPVYKFLKEGMWGFFGDDIQWNFTKFLVDKEGEASHRYYPTTPPLSIERDIKTLLGIA; encoded by the exons atggCTAGTCTTAGCCCACCCCCTGGACCATTTTATGACTTCACTGTCAAG GATGTTAAGGGAAATGATGTCGATCTTAGCCTTTACAAGGGAAAAATTCTGCTGGTCATCAATGTTGCTTCCAAATG TGGACTGACCAACTCAAATTACGATGAGCTGAATGAACTGTATCAAAAGTATAAAGATCAAG GCTTTGAGATTCTGGCATTTCCGTGCAACCAGTTTGGTGATCAGGAACCTGGAAGTAACAAAGAGATTGAAGATTTTGTCTGCACTCGGTTCAAATCGGAGTTTCCCATTTTTGACAAG ATTGAAGTAAACGGAGATAATACTGCTCCAGTGTACAAGTTCTTGAAGGAAGGCATGTGGGGATTCTTTGGAGACGATATTCAGTGGAACTTTACCAAGTTTCTAGTTGACAAAGAAGGAGAAGCGTCTCACCGCTATTATCCAACCACACCCCCCCTTAGCATCGAG CGTGACATCAAGACGCTGTTGGGAATCGCGTAA
- the LOC126598539 gene encoding probable glutathione peroxidase 8 isoform X3, translating into MNGLITRSIHPDVKGNDVDLSLYKGKILLVINVASKCGLTNSNYDELNELYQKYKDQGFEILAFPCNQFGDQEPGSNKEIEDFVCTRFKSEFPIFDKIEVNGDNTAPVYKFLKEGMWGFFGDDIQWNFTKFLVDKEGEASHRYYPTTPPLSIERDIKTLLGIA; encoded by the exons ATGAATGGCCTAATCACCCGGTCAATTCACCCG GATGTTAAGGGAAATGATGTCGATCTTAGCCTTTACAAGGGAAAAATTCTGCTGGTCATCAATGTTGCTTCCAAATG TGGACTGACCAACTCAAATTACGATGAGCTGAATGAACTGTATCAAAAGTATAAAGATCAAG GCTTTGAGATTCTGGCATTTCCGTGCAACCAGTTTGGTGATCAGGAACCTGGAAGTAACAAAGAGATTGAAGATTTTGTCTGCACTCGGTTCAAATCGGAGTTTCCCATTTTTGACAAG ATTGAAGTAAACGGAGATAATACTGCTCCAGTGTACAAGTTCTTGAAGGAAGGCATGTGGGGATTCTTTGGAGACGATATTCAGTGGAACTTTACCAAGTTTCTAGTTGACAAAGAAGGAGAAGCGTCTCACCGCTATTATCCAACCACACCCCCCCTTAGCATCGAG CGTGACATCAAGACGCTGTTGGGAATCGCGTAA
- the LOC126598539 gene encoding probable glutathione peroxidase 8 isoform X2 has protein sequence MNGLITRSIHPDVKGNDVDLSLYKGKILLVINVASKCGLTNSNYDELNELYQKYKDQGFEILAFPCNQFGDQEPGSNKEIEDFVCTRFKSEFPIFDKIEVNGDNTAPVYKFLKEGMWGFFGDDIQWNFTKFLVDKEGEASHRYYPTTPPLSIERDIKTLLGIA, from the exons ATGAACGGCCTAATCACCAGGTCAATCCACCCG GATGTTAAGGGAAATGATGTCGATCTTAGCCTTTACAAGGGAAAAATTCTGCTGGTCATCAATGTTGCTTCCAAATG TGGACTGACCAACTCAAATTACGATGAGCTGAATGAACTGTATCAAAAGTATAAAGATCAAG GCTTTGAGATTCTGGCATTTCCGTGCAACCAGTTTGGTGATCAGGAACCTGGAAGTAACAAAGAGATTGAAGATTTTGTCTGCACTCGGTTCAAATCGGAGTTTCCCATTTTTGACAAG ATTGAAGTAAACGGAGATAATACTGCTCCAGTGTACAAGTTCTTGAAGGAAGGCATGTGGGGATTCTTTGGAGACGATATTCAGTGGAACTTTACCAAGTTTCTAGTTGACAAAGAAGGAGAAGCGTCTCACCGCTATTATCCAACCACACCCCCCCTTAGCATCGAG CGTGACATCAAGACGCTGTTGGGAATCGCGTAA
- the LOC126600256 gene encoding probable phospholipid hydroperoxide glutathione peroxidase gives MGNKVSGCFTTMPQASTGTCGTSELGPDCKMPSQPDEYPDGTIYEYTVKDVKGKDVDLSMYRGKVVMVVNVASQCGLTEENYTELNQLYQKYKDQGLEILAFPCNQFNAQEPGSNDQIQEFACTRFKTAFPIFNKIKVNGLNTAPLYKFLKLGKWGFFGDDIQWNFAKFLVNKQGKPVGRYYPTTSPLSLQHDINRLLEAS, from the exons ATGGGAAACAAGGTTTCTGGCTGCTTTACAACAATGCCTCAAG CTAGCACAGGTACCTGTGGTACTTCAGAGTTGGGACCGGATTGTAAAATGCCAAGCCAACCCGATGAGTACCCAGACGGAACAATTTACGAATACACTGTCAAG GACGTTAAGGGAAAGGATGTCGATCTCAGCATGTACAGGGGAAAGGTTGTGATGGTTGTTAATGTTGCTTCCCAATG TGGATTGACGGAGGAAAATTACACGGAGTTGAATCAactatatcaaaagtataaagaTCAAG GCTTGGAGATTCTGGCATTTCCGTGTAACCAGTTTAATGCTCAGGAACCAGGAAGTAATGATCAGATTCAAGAGTTTGCCTGCACTCGTTTCAAAACAGCATTCCCAATTTTTAACAAG ATTAAAGTAAACGGCCTTAATACTGCTCCGTTGTACAAGTTCTTGAAGTTAGGCAAATGGGGATTCTTCGGAGACGATATCCAGTGGAACTTTGCTAAGTTTCTTGTCAACAAGCAAGGAAAACCTGTCGGTCGTTATTACCCAACAACTTCCCCCCTTAGCCTTCAG CATGACATAAACAGGCTTTTGGAAGCCTCGTGA